The Methanocella arvoryzae MRE50 genome includes a region encoding these proteins:
- a CDS encoding carbonic anhydrase, giving the protein MQFKSGVITLIDKLEYNDEYAAEVTRHGKYDEHLEAQTPDITLVTCSDSRVLEKCLDDEIGKIFSIKNIGNRVMPNLGSIEYGTGFLKTPLLIILGHTGCGAIHASMSDISNEHTHVTKSLESIRPTAANIQKLIIRKGGIAGYMKEHLPNPDSHISEQDYLETLVTEANVDRQVDILLDDEPIRKLVYDGKLMIIGAIYDFKDIYSPRRGSIFIINVNGETDVNKLKVVDFLSDERLITDRMKRLLQY; this is encoded by the coding sequence ATGCAGTTTAAGAGCGGCGTAATCACCCTTATCGACAAGCTCGAGTACAACGACGAGTACGCGGCCGAAGTTACCCGGCATGGCAAATATGACGAGCATCTCGAGGCGCAGACGCCGGATATCACGCTGGTGACCTGCTCGGACTCGAGGGTGCTGGAGAAGTGCCTGGACGACGAGATCGGGAAAATCTTCTCTATCAAGAACATAGGCAACCGGGTGATGCCGAACCTGGGCAGCATAGAGTACGGTACAGGCTTTCTGAAGACTCCTCTCTTGATCATTCTCGGGCATACGGGCTGTGGTGCCATTCACGCATCGATGAGCGACATCAGCAATGAACATACTCACGTGACGAAGTCCCTGGAGTCCATTCGCCCGACGGCGGCTAACATTCAGAAGCTCATCATCAGGAAAGGCGGTATCGCCGGCTATATGAAAGAGCATCTGCCGAACCCGGACTCTCACATCAGTGAGCAGGACTACCTGGAAACTTTAGTTACTGAAGCCAACGTGGACAGGCAGGTCGACATCCTGCTCGACGACGAGCCGATCAGGAAACTGGTCTACGACGGCAAGCTAATGATCATCGGCGCCATCTACGACTTCAAGGACATCTACTCGCCCCGGAGAGGATCGATCTTCATCATCAACGTGAATGGGGAAACTGATGTGAACAAGCTCAAGGTGGTCGACTTCCTGTCGGATGAGCGGCTCATTACAGATCGCATGAAGCGGCTTCTGCAGTATTAA
- the hyfB gene encoding hydrogenase 4 subunit B — protein MQVKLEYLFAALVLTSLIGACGAIVLRRNKYCAYVAFGAATMTSVIGATLAAVILLGPGLNPELSPGLRMILPMYTPFGEMSFTVDPLSAFFILAISIVGFAVSVYSIGYSREYVGKYSIGLLGSIFNLFLLSMILVVTAGNAIQFLIVWEVMSILSYLLVVYENRKKEAVSAGFLYIVMTHLGTAFITVGFLLLATTTGSFDFASFKGAGAALPELVKSLAFVLFLIGFGTKAGIMPLHVWLPYAHPAAPSNVSALMSGVMVKTAIYMLIRCIFEFLGVADTWWGLLVLLVASLSAVLGVLFALNETDLKRLLAYSTVENVGIILIAIGASMVFVSYGLKELAALALIAALFHAFNHSLFKALLFMGAGSVLYAVHTKNIELMGGLAKRMPWTGVFFFVGALSISAIPPLNGFVSEWLIFQSLLLSFNFPEMIVKILIPVTIGMLALTGALAAACFVRAYGIAFLAAPRTEHAAEAKDVPVTMLAGMAILAVLCVVTGLMSVFIVPAIDSVTATIIGTSVASKMTYGIVMEPVVTSFSGMSPLAIGALMIVLLPAVYLITRYYGGRRKIVLGDTWDCGTRLSHRNEYTGTAYAKSINMIFSAIYRPSKELVARPTASPYISKELTYADHTEPLFEKYLYNPLAGFVVKLARRLSFIQTGSIQAYLTYIFITLVLLLIIFR, from the coding sequence ATGCAGGTGAAACTGGAATACCTGTTTGCAGCACTGGTCCTGACGTCCCTTATCGGCGCCTGCGGCGCCATCGTATTACGAAGAAACAAGTATTGTGCTTATGTGGCTTTTGGCGCCGCTACTATGACATCGGTAATTGGCGCCACCCTCGCCGCAGTTATACTCCTGGGCCCTGGACTCAACCCGGAACTCAGCCCGGGGTTACGGATGATACTACCGATGTATACTCCGTTCGGGGAGATGTCATTCACAGTAGATCCCCTGAGCGCTTTCTTTATCCTGGCTATTTCTATTGTGGGTTTTGCGGTCTCCGTCTACTCGATCGGGTATTCCCGGGAATACGTGGGCAAGTACAGCATCGGCCTGCTGGGATCGATCTTTAACCTCTTCCTGCTCTCGATGATACTCGTAGTCACGGCTGGTAACGCAATACAGTTCCTCATCGTCTGGGAGGTAATGTCGATCCTCTCTTACCTGCTGGTCGTATACGAGAACCGGAAGAAAGAGGCCGTCAGCGCAGGCTTCCTGTACATCGTAATGACCCACCTGGGCACGGCCTTTATTACTGTAGGATTCCTGCTGCTCGCGACGACCACGGGGTCGTTTGACTTTGCCTCGTTCAAGGGTGCCGGAGCGGCACTGCCGGAACTGGTGAAAAGCTTAGCTTTCGTCCTGTTCCTCATCGGCTTCGGCACCAAGGCAGGCATCATGCCGCTGCACGTCTGGCTGCCGTATGCCCACCCGGCTGCGCCCAGCAATGTATCGGCGCTGATGTCGGGCGTGATGGTCAAGACGGCCATCTACATGCTTATCCGCTGCATTTTCGAGTTCCTGGGCGTGGCCGATACCTGGTGGGGCCTGCTCGTCCTGCTGGTGGCCTCACTATCCGCAGTGCTCGGGGTCCTGTTCGCCCTGAACGAGACTGACCTGAAGCGCCTGCTCGCGTACTCCACGGTGGAAAACGTAGGGATCATCCTGATAGCGATCGGCGCTTCGATGGTATTCGTGAGCTACGGGCTTAAAGAACTGGCAGCGCTGGCCCTCATTGCTGCGCTGTTCCACGCGTTCAACCATTCGCTGTTCAAAGCGCTCCTGTTCATGGGTGCTGGCTCGGTCCTCTACGCAGTTCACACCAAAAACATCGAGCTGATGGGCGGCCTCGCAAAGCGCATGCCATGGACGGGCGTCTTCTTCTTCGTGGGTGCCCTGTCGATCTCGGCTATTCCCCCGCTGAACGGCTTCGTCAGCGAATGGCTGATCTTCCAGTCGCTGTTGCTGTCATTCAACTTCCCGGAGATGATCGTCAAGATCCTCATCCCGGTCACGATAGGCATGCTCGCACTAACCGGAGCGCTGGCCGCCGCCTGCTTTGTCAGGGCATACGGCATAGCCTTCCTGGCAGCGCCGAGGACGGAGCACGCCGCAGAGGCGAAGGATGTGCCGGTGACAATGCTTGCCGGCATGGCGATCCTGGCAGTACTTTGTGTAGTGACAGGACTGATGTCAGTCTTCATTGTCCCGGCTATCGACAGCGTCACAGCCACCATCATCGGCACCAGCGTGGCCTCGAAGATGACATACGGCATTGTCATGGAGCCGGTCGTCACGTCGTTCTCGGGCATGTCTCCGCTGGCGATAGGCGCGCTGATGATAGTGCTACTGCCAGCCGTATACCTTATTACCCGTTATTATGGCGGCAGGAGAAAGATTGTCCTGGGAGATACCTGGGACTGCGGCACCAGGCTCTCCCACAGGAACGAGTACACGGGCACTGCGTACGCTAAATCGATCAACATGATCTTCAGCGCCATCTACCGACCCAGCAAGGAACTGGTGGCCCGGCCGACGGCTTCGCCGTACATCAGCAAGGAGCTGACGTACGCGGACCATACCGAGCCGCTCTTCGAAAAGTACCTGTACAACCCTCTTGCGGGCTTTGTCGTAAAGCTCGCACGGCGGCTGAGCTTCATCCAGACAGGCAGCATTCAGGCGTACCTGACCTATATCTTCATCACGCTGGTACTGCTCCTGATCATCTTCAGGTGA
- the frhG gene encoding coenzyme F420 hydrogenase subunit gamma: MAKPKIAYVHLSGCTGCLVSLADTYEKLLDILGAVDMVYNLTLADQRELPEGKIDISIVEGSVCLQDEHSVHLIKEAREKSGLVVALGGCAATGCVCNFCRGGQANQPQHESFVPINKLVKVDAYIPGCPPAPEVIYNFCIAAVTGDMDYLKPFMAGEVGGYHCGCDLNTKVIQNSLCMGCGTCASSCPTRAIDMEFGRPSFNNIRCVKCGACAAACPRMFLPVEQIQKKLMV; encoded by the coding sequence GTGGCTAAGCCAAAGATTGCATACGTTCACTTAAGCGGCTGCACAGGCTGTCTCGTATCGCTTGCGGACACCTACGAAAAGCTGCTTGATATCCTGGGCGCAGTGGACATGGTTTACAACCTGACCCTCGCAGACCAGAGAGAATTGCCGGAAGGCAAGATCGATATCTCGATCGTTGAAGGCTCTGTGTGCCTTCAGGACGAGCACAGCGTACACCTGATTAAGGAAGCACGGGAGAAGTCGGGCCTCGTAGTGGCGCTCGGCGGCTGCGCAGCAACGGGCTGCGTCTGCAACTTCTGCCGTGGCGGCCAGGCAAACCAGCCGCAGCACGAGTCGTTCGTGCCCATCAACAAGCTGGTCAAGGTCGACGCGTACATCCCCGGCTGCCCGCCCGCACCGGAAGTCATCTACAACTTCTGCATTGCGGCTGTCACCGGCGACATGGACTACCTCAAGCCCTTCATGGCTGGCGAGGTCGGCGGCTACCACTGTGGCTGCGACCTGAATACCAAGGTTATCCAGAACTCTCTGTGCATGGGCTGCGGCACCTGCGCATCCTCCTGCCCCACCAGGGCCATCGACATGGAGTTTGGCAGGCCGAGCTTTAACAACATCCGCTGTGTAAAGTGCGGCGCTTGCGCGGCAGCATGCCCGAGGATGTTCCTGCCTGTTGAACAGATACAGAAGAAGCTTATGGTGTGA
- a CDS encoding respiratory chain complex I subunit 1 family protein, translating to MEPVQIALIVLQSAFIVAISPLITGVIRKLKALMQSRKGASVFQPYFDLYKLFRKESVVSSNASWVFHLTPYVCMAAVLVAVLMVPVISTTSLSFMGDLIVVVYMLTMMRFFMALSALDTGSAFGGMGSSREMTISAIAEPTMLLAIFTMALIAGTTSLGDISYQLSVNGLELIRPSLFLGFAALFIVTLAENARVPVDNPATHLELTMIHEGMILEYSGKQLALMELSSMVKLALFLTILANVFLPWGIATSLAPAGLAIGLVALLVKILIMAGAIAYIESCMAKLRLFRLPNLLTVSFTLALLAVMSYYIL from the coding sequence ATGGAACCGGTCCAAATAGCCTTAATAGTCCTCCAGTCGGCGTTCATCGTCGCCATCTCTCCCCTGATCACGGGCGTGATCAGAAAGCTCAAGGCGCTGATGCAGAGCCGTAAAGGGGCGAGCGTCTTCCAGCCTTACTTCGACCTCTACAAACTGTTCCGCAAGGAATCGGTAGTCTCCAGTAATGCATCGTGGGTCTTTCACCTGACGCCCTACGTCTGCATGGCAGCGGTACTGGTGGCTGTCCTTATGGTGCCGGTGATCTCGACGACCTCGCTGAGCTTCATGGGCGATCTCATTGTCGTGGTATACATGCTGACCATGATGCGCTTCTTCATGGCCCTTTCTGCCCTGGATACTGGCAGTGCTTTCGGCGGCATGGGCAGCAGCAGGGAAATGACGATCTCCGCCATCGCAGAGCCCACGATGCTGCTCGCCATCTTTACAATGGCACTAATCGCCGGCACGACCAGCCTTGGAGACATCTCCTACCAGCTCTCAGTCAATGGGCTGGAGCTGATCAGGCCTTCCCTGTTCCTCGGCTTCGCCGCCCTCTTCATCGTCACGCTGGCTGAGAACGCCCGCGTCCCGGTAGATAACCCGGCCACCCACCTGGAGCTCACTATGATACACGAGGGCATGATCCTCGAGTACTCCGGGAAACAGCTGGCGCTGATGGAGCTATCCTCGATGGTCAAGCTGGCGCTGTTCCTCACCATCCTGGCCAACGTCTTCCTGCCATGGGGTATAGCCACCAGCCTGGCTCCCGCAGGCCTCGCAATAGGGCTGGTCGCGCTGCTGGTAAAGATTCTGATCATGGCAGGCGCCATAGCCTACATCGAGTCCTGCATGGCAAAGCTGCGGCTGTTCCGCCTGCCGAACCTGCTAACCGTATCGTTCACGCTCGCGCTGCTGGCCGTCATGTCGTACTATATACTGTGA
- the frhB gene encoding coenzyme F420 hydrogenase subunit beta, giving the protein MAFGNYKEVMALKAKDNAITGVAQDGGVVTALLCYALDQGVIDGAIVAGKSDTPWLPKPVVATTKEEIIAAAGTKYTISPNMAAIKTAVREYGLDKVALVGTPCQIYAARKMQLYPFGARHVGDKIALTIGIFCTENFSYAGLKTIIEDHCKVPVESVKKMEIGKGKFSVKAAKDVAIPIKETHKYEQDGDHVCTDLTAEFADIATGSIGTPDGWSTTFTRTTKGSDLMKKAIAAGVFETKQMSEFAAPMGLAMLEKLENGKKDKAKKHAAERQALGLYVTPGILY; this is encoded by the coding sequence ATGGCATTCGGAAACTACAAGGAAGTAATGGCCCTCAAGGCTAAGGACAACGCAATCACCGGTGTCGCACAGGACGGCGGTGTGGTAACTGCACTGCTGTGCTACGCCCTCGACCAGGGCGTGATCGACGGCGCCATCGTCGCCGGCAAGAGCGACACTCCCTGGCTGCCCAAGCCGGTCGTCGCCACCACCAAGGAAGAGATCATCGCCGCGGCTGGTACCAAGTACACGATCAGCCCCAACATGGCTGCCATCAAAACCGCAGTCCGTGAGTACGGCCTGGACAAGGTAGCCCTCGTAGGCACCCCCTGCCAGATCTACGCTGCCCGCAAGATGCAGCTGTACCCGTTCGGCGCAAGGCACGTCGGCGACAAGATCGCCCTGACCATCGGCATCTTCTGCACGGAGAACTTCTCCTACGCAGGCCTGAAGACCATCATCGAGGATCACTGCAAGGTGCCCGTCGAGTCCGTCAAGAAGATGGAGATCGGCAAGGGCAAGTTCTCGGTCAAGGCCGCCAAGGATGTGGCAATCCCCATCAAGGAGACCCACAAGTACGAGCAGGACGGCGACCACGTCTGCACTGACCTCACCGCTGAGTTCGCAGACATTGCCACCGGCAGCATCGGCACCCCGGACGGCTGGAGCACCACCTTCACGAGGACCACCAAGGGCAGCGACCTGATGAAGAAGGCAATCGCAGCCGGCGTATTCGAGACCAAGCAGATGTCCGAGTTCGCAGCCCCCATGGGCCTGGCAATGCTCGAGAAGCTGGAGAACGGCAAGAAGGACAAGGCCAAGAAGCACGCCGCCGAAAGGCAGGCACTCGGCCTGTACGTCACGCCGGGCATCCTGTACTAA
- the frhD gene encoding coenzyme F420-reducing hydrogenase, FrhD protein, translated as MMLEQETLVVGCGNVLFQDDGFGPRVAEELSKYELPPGIRVIDAGTGAPHLIFTLLDETCKKLIILDCIDWKAKPGSLRKFTVDELPKGKFQDAHNWTLSEPLHAIKDKVNIVVIGCQPAKVSEPDIVWELTEDVEKAIPQAIRMVFEELGIDYGNIRQS; from the coding sequence ATGATGTTGGAACAGGAAACCTTAGTAGTTGGCTGCGGCAACGTCCTTTTCCAGGACGACGGATTTGGTCCGCGAGTCGCCGAGGAACTCTCGAAATACGAGCTACCGCCTGGCATAAGGGTCATAGATGCTGGTACGGGTGCACCGCACCTCATCTTCACCCTTCTCGACGAGACCTGCAAAAAACTCATCATCCTGGACTGCATCGACTGGAAAGCAAAACCAGGCTCGCTGCGGAAATTCACAGTGGATGAACTGCCCAAGGGAAAATTCCAGGATGCCCACAACTGGACCCTGTCCGAACCATTGCACGCAATTAAGGACAAGGTCAACATCGTGGTCATCGGATGTCAGCCGGCGAAGGTTTCCGAGCCTGATATTGTCTGGGAACTCACCGAGGATGTAGAAAAAGCGATTCCCCAGGCCATCAGAATGGTATTCGAAGAGCTAGGGATCGACTATGGGAATATTCGACAAAGTTAA
- a CDS encoding helicase C-terminal domain-containing protein, whose translation MSDQPYHRYFPKPSCYQNQEKAMETIYKALGESKMVLFEGACGTGKTLSALAPALAVGKETGKKVIIATPVHQQMAQFIGEAREIRAKAGIKAVTFIGKEKMCPAGKNVHACRSAMLATDALLDAEKDTAKMRQLMKTDDWRSMSPDERHNLTRSMTMREDAIRRLRASSCDYLYKTLKEPNDRFRQWLYDSVRSPEDVIDQSEKEGKCGYELLKDYLREADLVICNYHHLIKPEFRERFLTVLGCKLSDVILIFDEAHNLEEQARASALAPIDEITIDLAEKEVIRLKADKETYNEAELRKGKEEARLLTTLKETIRQTYSDRLKFGQAERITSRGIDIRIRDPAGTDDFFCIAFREKLSAIGISLDEALLRVQMMGLAIYAQAEEDFKSGRTPSFDGSKLLDVATFLDHYVKLSSSDAHYPVISVRKTADARLYGALELCNCIAGELSEPLLDGPAGVVLMSATLQPFDTLKEVLRIKRDTVEIAFGSPFPPERRKTIVVNAGPLMFANRGDQNLEKTLVQLFQDVIEASAGNVLFFFQTAEEARKYSQLIKTDVPVLVPEKGTSPEKLKNQFFGYGDSGSKAVLMAYLWGTLTEGVDYKYDRCRTVVIVGVGLQNYRDDRSQAIINAYESLYPGKGMEYVVSQPAVKKIRQACGRVIRSPTDYGVTILVDSRYTKQYSDRFGKMGYFYKFPEEERKEFVELKPEDVKPAMVEFFKNIGPIELPAFQPASGMAMSDGGKRTKMEKKPPKATLKPQTVKPLTAQAQEDTDPLSGMLARLKSPNSSMRWKAAMDLGTTGNPKAVEPLIRALDDSDTKVIMNAIWSLARLGDVRALDPLQLLFRHKDKNVRDEARKAVKKIYGKK comes from the coding sequence ATGAGTGATCAGCCCTACCACAGGTACTTTCCTAAGCCATCCTGCTACCAGAACCAGGAAAAGGCAATGGAGACGATCTATAAAGCCCTCGGAGAGAGCAAGATGGTGCTTTTCGAGGGTGCCTGCGGCACGGGAAAGACGCTTTCAGCGCTGGCACCTGCGCTGGCCGTAGGCAAGGAAACTGGAAAAAAGGTGATCATAGCCACGCCGGTGCACCAGCAAATGGCCCAGTTTATAGGAGAAGCCCGGGAGATCAGGGCGAAGGCAGGCATCAAGGCAGTCACCTTTATCGGCAAGGAAAAGATGTGCCCGGCCGGGAAGAATGTCCACGCCTGCAGGTCGGCCATGCTCGCGACCGACGCCCTGCTTGATGCAGAGAAAGACACAGCCAAAATGCGACAGCTGATGAAGACGGATGACTGGCGCAGCATGAGTCCGGACGAGCGCCACAATTTGACCCGGAGCATGACGATGAGGGAGGATGCGATCAGGAGACTGCGGGCCTCATCATGTGACTACCTTTACAAGACGCTCAAAGAACCGAATGACAGGTTCAGGCAGTGGCTCTACGACAGCGTCAGGTCCCCGGAAGACGTGATCGACCAGTCCGAGAAAGAGGGCAAGTGCGGCTACGAGTTGCTGAAAGACTACCTCCGGGAGGCCGATCTGGTAATCTGCAACTACCATCACCTGATCAAACCCGAGTTCAGGGAGCGCTTCCTGACAGTCCTCGGGTGCAAGCTGTCAGACGTCATCCTCATCTTCGACGAAGCCCACAACTTAGAAGAACAGGCCAGAGCCAGCGCATTAGCCCCTATCGATGAAATTACCATCGATCTGGCCGAGAAAGAGGTTATAAGGCTCAAAGCAGACAAGGAAACCTATAATGAGGCCGAGCTGAGGAAAGGCAAGGAAGAGGCAAGGCTGCTGACTACCTTAAAAGAGACTATCAGGCAGACCTACAGCGACAGGCTCAAGTTCGGGCAGGCCGAGCGGATTACCTCGAGGGGTATCGACATCAGGATACGCGACCCCGCGGGCACCGACGACTTCTTCTGTATAGCCTTTAGAGAAAAGCTGTCAGCGATCGGTATTTCGCTCGACGAGGCCCTGCTCAGGGTTCAGATGATGGGCCTGGCGATCTACGCTCAGGCGGAGGAAGATTTCAAGAGTGGAAGGACTCCCTCGTTCGACGGCTCCAAACTCCTCGACGTGGCGACTTTTCTCGATCACTACGTGAAGCTGTCATCCAGCGACGCCCACTACCCGGTCATCAGCGTGCGCAAGACTGCCGACGCCCGGCTGTACGGCGCCCTGGAGCTGTGCAACTGCATTGCCGGGGAGCTGTCTGAGCCGCTGCTGGACGGCCCTGCCGGAGTAGTGCTCATGTCCGCAACCCTGCAGCCATTCGACACTCTGAAAGAAGTGTTGCGGATCAAGCGGGATACAGTAGAGATCGCCTTCGGCAGCCCGTTCCCCCCGGAGCGCAGGAAGACGATAGTGGTGAATGCAGGGCCCCTCATGTTCGCTAACAGGGGAGATCAAAATCTCGAGAAGACGCTGGTGCAATTATTCCAGGACGTAATAGAAGCCTCCGCAGGCAATGTGCTTTTCTTTTTCCAGACGGCGGAAGAGGCGAGGAAGTATTCGCAGCTGATCAAGACCGATGTCCCGGTCCTGGTACCGGAAAAGGGTACTTCTCCAGAGAAGCTGAAAAACCAGTTCTTCGGGTACGGCGATTCGGGCAGTAAAGCAGTCTTGATGGCCTACCTCTGGGGCACCCTGACAGAAGGCGTGGACTACAAGTACGACAGGTGCCGCACAGTCGTCATCGTCGGCGTCGGGCTGCAGAACTACAGAGATGACAGATCTCAGGCGATCATCAACGCCTACGAAAGCCTGTACCCCGGCAAAGGCATGGAGTACGTCGTATCCCAGCCGGCGGTCAAGAAGATCAGACAGGCCTGCGGCCGGGTCATACGATCGCCGACGGACTACGGCGTCACCATCCTCGTGGACAGCCGGTACACGAAGCAGTACTCTGACCGGTTTGGCAAGATGGGCTACTTCTACAAATTCCCGGAAGAAGAGAGAAAAGAGTTCGTCGAGCTCAAACCCGAAGACGTCAAGCCTGCCATGGTCGAATTCTTCAAAAATATTGGGCCGATCGAACTGCCGGCTTTCCAGCCGGCATCCGGTATGGCCATGTCAGACGGCGGTAAAAGGACAAAGATGGAGAAGAAACCGCCAAAAGCAACCCTGAAGCCGCAAACGGTAAAGCCCCTGACAGCTCAGGCGCAAGAAGATACCGATCCTTTGTCCGGAATGCTCGCCCGGCTCAAAAGCCCCAACAGCTCCATGCGATGGAAGGCAGCCATGGACCTCGGCACCACTGGTAATCCAAAAGCAGTCGAGCCGCTGATCAGGGCGCTGGACGATTCGGACACAAAAGTGATCATGAATGCCATTTGGTCGCTTGCGAGACTTGGAGACGTCCGGGCGCTGGACCCGCTCCAGCTACTGTTCAGACACAAGGATAAGAACGTCAGGGACGAAGCGAGAAAAGCGGTCAAGAAGATATACGGCAAAAAGTAA
- a CDS encoding alpha/beta fold hydrolase produces the protein MFQRIGNVDVYYEVVGEGKPVLMIHGYGLDHYVMSGCLEPIFTGRPGYRRIYFDLPGMGQTKASRTIDNSDRMVELIVRFLEQVIPEGTFLVAGESYGGYLARALILHMPERIDGVLLICPLVVPERHKRRLPPRIVIVKDEALLNSLSRGERDHFESMATVLDEYTWTRFKQDIMPGISLEDTNFTEGFQKYGYPLSYDVDDHPPFEKPFLLLAGRQDISVGYQDHLMLVENYPRGTFAILDRAGHSLQIEQAAVFNVLVEEWLDRVEEKAR, from the coding sequence ATGTTCCAGCGTATCGGCAACGTCGACGTATACTACGAAGTAGTCGGCGAAGGGAAGCCCGTGCTGATGATCCACGGCTACGGCCTTGATCATTACGTGATGAGCGGCTGCCTTGAGCCCATCTTCACAGGCCGTCCAGGGTACCGGCGCATATACTTCGACCTGCCGGGCATGGGCCAGACTAAAGCCAGCCGGACTATCGACAACTCTGACAGGATGGTGGAGCTGATAGTACGTTTTCTGGAACAGGTGATTCCGGAAGGCACATTTCTGGTTGCCGGAGAATCCTACGGCGGCTACCTTGCCAGAGCGCTCATCCTCCATATGCCGGAGCGCATAGACGGTGTGCTGCTGATTTGCCCGCTGGTCGTTCCAGAACGCCATAAACGCAGGCTACCACCACGCATCGTTATCGTTAAGGACGAGGCCCTTCTCAATTCGCTGAGCCGGGGGGAAAGGGATCACTTCGAATCCATGGCTACAGTGCTCGACGAGTATACGTGGACACGGTTTAAGCAGGATATCATGCCTGGCATAAGCCTGGAGGACACGAACTTTACTGAGGGGTTCCAGAAGTACGGTTACCCGCTGTCGTACGATGTGGATGATCATCCTCCCTTTGAAAAGCCGTTCCTCCTGCTGGCCGGACGTCAGGATATATCTGTGGGCTACCAGGATCATCTTATGCTGGTAGAGAACTATCCCCGGGGCACTTTCGCCATCCTCGATCGGGCCGGCCATAGCCTGCAAATCGAGCAGGCTGCAGTTTTCAACGTCCTGGTAGAAGAGTGGCTGGACCGTGTAGAAGAAAAGGCCCGCTAA
- the frhA gene encoding coenzyme F420 hydrogenase subunit alpha produces the protein MSQTVVVSPTTRHEGHAKLVLEVDDNGIVTQGNYLSTTPVRGFEKFITGKPMEFAPVASSRFCGICPITHASASTDAIDRALGITPPKDGVVLKHLCNMGNKLHSHPLHNLLLLPDFFKADPNGALAATVRIQKLRKIGQAIVDITGGEAIHAPNIRVGGMQHNISEAAKRKILEMLKEYEPIMKEQNEAMLNAFKNSDVPKTLGVHDNELMATDLHYGNADLFEQEYFYRFTEVTPRSWYPKAEVGEEACGTAPLIGGKAVEGGPKARMTRFAGFGAKDCFGFDPKGAMAINIARQMEIPLTLAKARELATQLDTTKPTMNKPPESGGDGQRLGVGPQEAPRGVNVHTAKVKDGKITYYNCLVATTWNILTVGKACEGQHYKWAEYVVRAYDPCVSCSTHMIVIDEEGSLVAEGNI, from the coding sequence TTGAGTCAAACAGTAGTAGTATCACCGACAACTCGACACGAAGGACACGCCAAGTTAGTCCTTGAAGTGGACGACAACGGGATTGTTACCCAGGGTAACTACCTGAGCACCACTCCCGTCAGAGGATTTGAAAAGTTTATAACCGGAAAGCCAATGGAGTTCGCGCCTGTTGCATCGTCCAGGTTCTGCGGCATCTGCCCCATTACCCACGCCAGCGCATCGACTGATGCGATTGACAGGGCGCTCGGCATCACCCCGCCGAAGGACGGCGTCGTGCTGAAGCACCTGTGCAACATGGGCAACAAGCTCCACAGCCACCCCCTCCACAACCTACTACTGCTCCCGGACTTCTTTAAGGCAGACCCCAACGGTGCGCTCGCCGCAACCGTCAGGATCCAGAAGCTGAGGAAGATCGGACAGGCAATTGTAGACATCACCGGTGGAGAAGCAATCCACGCCCCGAACATCAGGGTCGGCGGTATGCAGCACAACATCTCCGAGGCTGCCAAGAGGAAGATCCTCGAGATGCTGAAGGAATACGAGCCGATCATGAAGGAACAGAACGAGGCTATGCTCAACGCGTTCAAGAACTCCGACGTCCCCAAGACCCTCGGTGTCCACGACAACGAGCTCATGGCCACAGACCTGCACTACGGCAACGCAGACCTTTTCGAGCAGGAGTACTTCTACAGGTTCACCGAGGTTACCCCGAGGTCCTGGTACCCCAAGGCAGAGGTCGGCGAGGAAGCCTGCGGCACTGCACCCCTCATCGGCGGCAAGGCAGTCGAAGGCGGCCCGAAGGCAAGGATGACCAGGTTCGCAGGGTTCGGCGCGAAGGACTGCTTCGGCTTCGACCCCAAGGGCGCCATGGCCATCAACATCGCAAGACAGATGGAGATACCCTTAACCCTCGCAAAGGCAAGGGAACTCGCAACCCAGCTTGACACCACCAAGCCCACCATGAACAAGCCACCCGAGTCGGGCGGCGACGGCCAGAGGCTCGGTGTCGGACCTCAGGAAGCCCCCAGAGGTGTCAACGTCCACACTGCTAAGGTGAAGGACGGCAAGATCACCTACTACAACTGTCTGGTAGCCACCACGTGGAATATCCTTACAGTCGGCAAGGCTTGCGAAGGCCAGCACTACAAGTGGGCGGAATATGTTGTCAGGGCTTACGACCCCTGCGTCTCCTGTTCGACACACATGATTGTGATCGACGAGGAGGGCTCGCTCGTAGCCGAGGGCAACATATGA